In the Leptolyngbya sp. SIO1E4 genome, one interval contains:
- a CDS encoding ABC transporter ATP-binding protein: MTDLRLEGITKRFGDFVANEHINLSVETGSIHAVLGENGAGKTTLMNILSGLYQPDAGHIFLDDRPVQIESSQAAIAHGIGMIHQHFMLVPSLTVTENIVLGAEAGLPLRRAAKEAEIAALSQTYGLAVPPDARVEDLPVGVQQRVEILKVLYRRAKILILDEPTAVLTPTEVGSLLRLLRQLATQQHTIIFISHKLDEVMTLCDTVTVLRRGQVAATVATQACTHQDLARLMVGRDVSLTYDKPPTSGGDTVLSVQDLWVRNRRGLPAVRGVSFELKAGEILGIAGVDGNGQRELADAIACLTPIERGRLSLTPGCPLGYIPEDRQKMGLILRFSIARNLILKAFRWRPFARWGWLQRREIDRNANTAIQAFDIRAIHHTLSASQLSGGNQQKVVLARELSGNPGLIIAMQPTRGLDIGATEYVQRALLEQRQRGAAILYISTELEEVMAMGDRIAVMYEGQFVDILTAATATTEKLGLLMAGGTPVTVDETAANPDLHYPMGVNA; this comes from the coding sequence ATGACAGATTTACGACTAGAAGGCATCACCAAACGCTTTGGCGATTTTGTCGCCAATGAGCATATCAACCTGAGTGTTGAGACCGGTTCAATTCATGCCGTGCTGGGAGAAAACGGGGCGGGTAAAACCACTCTGATGAATATTCTGTCGGGGCTATATCAGCCTGATGCAGGACATATTTTTCTGGACGATCGCCCGGTTCAAATTGAGTCATCCCAGGCGGCGATCGCCCATGGGATTGGCATGATTCACCAGCACTTTATGCTAGTCCCGTCCTTAACGGTGACCGAAAATATTGTGTTAGGCGCTGAGGCTGGATTGCCATTACGGCGAGCGGCCAAAGAGGCAGAAATTGCAGCCCTCAGCCAAACCTATGGGCTAGCGGTGCCTCCTGATGCACGGGTAGAGGATTTGCCTGTGGGGGTGCAGCAACGGGTGGAAATTCTCAAAGTGCTGTACCGTCGAGCCAAAATCTTGATTTTAGACGAGCCTACCGCCGTGCTCACCCCTACCGAAGTCGGCTCCCTACTGCGGTTATTGCGACAGCTTGCCACCCAGCAGCATACGATCATTTTCATCAGCCATAAGCTGGATGAGGTGATGACCCTCTGCGATACGGTGACGGTGCTGCGGCGAGGGCAGGTGGCGGCGACAGTTGCGACTCAAGCGTGCACCCATCAAGATCTGGCGCGGTTGATGGTGGGGCGAGACGTGAGTCTCACTTACGACAAACCGCCGACCTCTGGTGGTGATACGGTGCTCTCAGTGCAAGATCTCTGGGTGCGTAATCGCCGAGGCTTGCCTGCCGTCAGGGGGGTTTCTTTTGAGCTAAAAGCCGGAGAAATTTTGGGCATTGCCGGGGTCGATGGGAACGGTCAGCGGGAACTGGCCGATGCGATCGCCTGCTTGACCCCGATTGAACGGGGCAGGCTGTCGCTAACCCCGGGCTGCCCCCTCGGCTATATTCCCGAAGATCGGCAAAAAATGGGGCTGATTCTGCGCTTTTCCATTGCCCGCAATCTAATTCTCAAAGCCTTCCGCTGGCGTCCCTTTGCCCGCTGGGGCTGGCTGCAAAGGCGTGAAATTGACCGCAACGCCAATACTGCCATCCAAGCGTTTGACATTCGTGCCATCCACCATACGCTCTCAGCCAGCCAGCTCTCGGGGGGCAATCAGCAAAAGGTCGTGCTGGCCCGAGAACTCTCGGGCAACCCAGGGCTGATCATCGCCATGCAACCCACCCGTGGGCTGGACATTGGCGCCACTGAATATGTGCAACGAGCCCTGCTGGAACAGCGACAGCGGGGAGCCGCCATCCTCTATATCTCTACTGAGTTGGAAGAAGTGATGGCCATGGGAGATCGCATTGCTGTGATGTATGAAGGACAGTTTGTAGATATTCTGACTGCTGCCACCGCGACCACTGAGAAATTGGGGCTGCTGATGGCTGGGGGCACCCCAGTCACCGTTGACGAAACTGCTGCGAACCCCGACCTTCACTACCCGATGGGGGTTAATGCTTAG
- the glcD gene encoding glycolate oxidase subunit GlcD, which translates to MVAQLNAPESQRDWAPILNALEAVLGKDSVIRRKEELLVYECDGLTSYRQRPPVVVLPRTTEQVAAAIKVCDRYNVPFVARGAGTGLSGGALPLEDAVLIVTATMRQILDVDLDNQRVVVQPGVINNWVTQAVSGAGFYYAPDPSSQSVCSVGGNVAENSGGVHCLKYGVTTNHVLGLKLVLPDGEIVEIGGAVPEQPGYDLTGIFVGSEGTLGIATEITLRILKAPESINVLLADFTAVEAAGATVSDIISAGIVPAGMEMMDNFSLNAVEDVVQTECYPRDAEAILLIEIDGLPAEVAVSRDRITALCQKNGARNVTVAADTEERLRLWKGRKAAFAAMGKLSPDYYVQDGVIPRTQLPYVLREIEALGEKHGYRVANVFHAGDGNLHPLILYNNNIPGQLEEVEELGGDILKLCVKVGGSISGEHGIGADKRCYMPDMFSPTDLETMQWVRASWNPKGLANPTKIFPTPRTCGEAARQSLPPELANVERF; encoded by the coding sequence ATGGTGGCTCAACTGAATGCTCCTGAATCCCAACGCGATTGGGCACCGATCCTGAATGCTCTAGAGGCAGTGCTGGGAAAAGATTCTGTAATTCGGCGGAAAGAGGAACTGCTGGTGTACGAGTGTGATGGCTTGACCAGCTATCGCCAACGCCCTCCCGTGGTGGTATTGCCGCGAACAACTGAACAGGTGGCGGCTGCGATTAAGGTCTGCGATCGCTACAACGTTCCTTTTGTTGCCAGAGGTGCTGGAACTGGGCTATCGGGGGGAGCTTTGCCCTTAGAAGATGCGGTGCTGATTGTGACCGCTACCATGCGCCAAATCTTGGACGTAGACCTCGATAACCAACGGGTGGTGGTACAGCCAGGGGTCATTAACAACTGGGTGACACAAGCTGTCAGCGGTGCCGGGTTTTACTATGCTCCCGACCCTTCGAGCCAGAGTGTGTGCTCGGTGGGGGGCAACGTGGCTGAAAACTCCGGGGGGGTGCACTGCCTCAAGTATGGCGTGACGACTAACCACGTTTTGGGCCTAAAGCTGGTGTTGCCCGATGGGGAGATTGTGGAGATTGGAGGAGCTGTACCGGAACAGCCAGGCTATGACTTGACGGGTATCTTTGTCGGGTCGGAGGGCACCCTCGGCATTGCCACCGAAATCACCCTGCGGATTCTTAAGGCTCCAGAGTCAATTAATGTGCTGCTGGCAGACTTTACAGCTGTTGAGGCGGCTGGGGCCACGGTGTCTGACATCATCAGTGCAGGCATTGTCCCAGCCGGGATGGAGATGATGGACAACTTTAGCCTTAACGCTGTAGAAGATGTGGTGCAAACGGAGTGCTATCCCCGCGATGCGGAGGCGATCTTGCTCATTGAGATCGATGGCTTGCCTGCAGAGGTTGCGGTAAGCCGCGATCGCATCACAGCCCTCTGTCAAAAAAATGGCGCGCGCAACGTTACCGTCGCCGCTGACACCGAAGAACGCTTACGACTTTGGAAAGGTCGCAAAGCTGCTTTTGCAGCGATGGGTAAACTCAGCCCTGATTACTATGTGCAGGATGGCGTCATCCCCCGCACTCAACTCCCCTACGTGCTACGGGAAATTGAAGCCCTGGGTGAAAAACACGGCTATCGCGTCGCTAATGTATTCCACGCGGGGGACGGCAACCTGCACCCGCTGATTCTCTACAACAACAATATTCCTGGACAGCTAGAAGAAGTCGAAGAACTCGGCGGTGACATCCTGAAACTGTGCGTTAAGGTTGGCGGCAGCATTTCAGGAGAGCACGGCATTGGGGCTGACAAACGCTGTTACATGCCTGATATGTTCTCCCCGACAGATTTAGAAACGATGCAGTGGGTACGGGCCAGTTGGAACCCCAAAGGGCTTGCAAATCCAACCAAGATATTTCCGACCCCCCGCACCTGTGGGGAAGCGGCTAGGCAGAGTTTGCCGCCGGAACTTGCTAATGTAGAGCGGTTCTAG
- a CDS encoding sugar ABC transporter permease, protein MSAFSKHRRLLWWRSLIPYLFLAPALIVLGLTVFWPALQALYLSFTSYGFDVTQPPMWVGLENFQTLLGDRTFWITVKNTLFYLVGVVPILAILPLLLAILVNQKLRGIRWFRVAYYTPVVISMVVAGIAWRWLYAENGLLNQVLMGLGLTDSGIPWLTSPALALPSVMLVTIWKGVGYYMVIYLAGLQTIPKDLYEAAAIEGSDGWRRHWDITIPLMRPYLFLVTVISAIAATKVFEEVYIMTQGGPLSSSKTIVYYVYELAFQDLEMSYACTVGLVLFLVILTLSILRLMSDRGSERSYF, encoded by the coding sequence ATGTCGGCATTCTCGAAACATAGACGGCTGTTGTGGTGGCGATCGCTCATCCCTTACCTCTTTTTAGCCCCAGCCCTTATCGTGCTGGGACTGACTGTCTTTTGGCCAGCGTTGCAAGCGCTCTACCTGAGCTTCACCAGCTATGGCTTTGACGTCACCCAACCGCCGATGTGGGTAGGGCTCGAAAATTTTCAAACCTTACTCGGCGATCGCACCTTTTGGATCACGGTTAAAAATACCCTGTTTTATTTGGTTGGCGTGGTGCCGATTTTGGCGATTCTGCCCCTCCTGCTAGCGATTCTGGTTAACCAAAAACTGCGGGGGATTCGCTGGTTTCGGGTGGCTTACTATACGCCTGTGGTTATTTCGATGGTGGTCGCAGGCATTGCGTGGCGCTGGCTTTATGCTGAAAATGGGCTGCTCAATCAGGTTTTGATGGGGTTGGGCCTGACGGACAGCGGCATTCCCTGGCTCACCAGCCCAGCATTAGCGCTGCCCAGCGTTATGCTCGTCACCATCTGGAAAGGGGTGGGCTACTACATGGTGATTTATTTGGCGGGTCTGCAAACCATCCCCAAAGATTTGTACGAAGCGGCAGCCATTGAGGGCTCAGACGGTTGGCGACGCCATTGGGACATCACAATTCCGCTCATGCGACCCTATCTCTTTTTAGTGACCGTCATTTCAGCGATCGCAGCCACTAAAGTGTTCGAAGAAGTTTACATTATGACCCAGGGTGGGCCGCTCAGCAGCTCTAAAACGATCGTTTACTACGTTTATGAGCTAGCCTTTCAGGACCTAGAGATGAGCTATGCCTGCACCGTTGGGCTTGTGCTATTTTTGGTGATTTTAACGCTATCGATTTTACGATTGATGAGCGATCGCGGCAGCGAGAGGTCTTATTTTTAG
- a CDS encoding alpha-E domain-containing protein, with amino-acid sequence MLSRVANSIYWMNRYVERAENVARFVDVNLNLLLDSPPGITQQWEPLVVTTGDSDLFKERYGESSAENVLHFLTFDKDYPNSILSCVQAARENARSVREIISSEMWEQVNAFYLMVKEAASDMSQSNLHVFYPEVKMSSHLFAGVMDATMSHNEGWHFGHVGRLLERADKTARILDVKYYILLPSAKAVGTPLDDLQWVALLKSASAYEMYRKYQHRIQPDRVIEFLVLNREFPRSIQFCLMTAEKSLHEISGTALGTWRTGSDRTLGRLRSELEYLTIEEIIQQGLHEFLDGFQSRLNEVGEAVFNDFFSLQTVQ; translated from the coding sequence ATGCTGAGTCGAGTTGCAAACTCCATTTATTGGATGAATCGCTACGTAGAGCGAGCCGAAAATGTGGCTCGGTTTGTCGATGTCAATCTCAACTTGCTGCTAGATTCCCCGCCTGGCATTACCCAACAGTGGGAGCCGCTCGTTGTAACGACGGGCGACTCCGATCTCTTCAAAGAAAGGTACGGCGAATCCAGTGCAGAGAATGTTTTGCACTTTCTCACCTTTGATAAAGACTACCCCAACTCCATTTTGTCTTGTGTGCAGGCGGCTCGTGAAAATGCGCGATCGGTGCGCGAAATTATTTCTTCAGAAATGTGGGAGCAGGTAAATGCTTTTTACCTGATGGTGAAAGAGGCGGCCAGCGATATGTCTCAATCCAACCTGCATGTGTTTTACCCTGAGGTCAAAATGTCGAGTCATCTGTTTGCTGGGGTGATGGATGCCACGATGTCTCACAATGAGGGCTGGCATTTTGGCCATGTGGGCCGTCTATTAGAGCGCGCAGACAAGACCGCTCGCATTTTAGATGTCAAATACTACATTCTGTTGCCCTCTGCAAAGGCTGTCGGCACTCCTTTGGACGATCTGCAGTGGGTCGCTCTGTTGAAGTCAGCTAGTGCTTATGAAATGTATCGCAAGTACCAGCACCGCATTCAACCCGATCGCGTGATCGAATTTTTGGTTCTCAATCGAGAGTTTCCGCGATCGATTCAGTTTTGCCTGATGACCGCTGAAAAATCCCTCCATGAAATCTCGGGCACAGCGCTGGGAACCTGGCGAACCGGCAGCGATCGCACCTTGGGTCGGCTCCGCTCCGAGTTGGAATATCTCACGATTGAAGAGATTATTCAGCAAGGGCTACACGAATTTTTGGACGGCTTTCAAAGTCGCTTAAACGAAGTGGGAGAAGCCGTCTTTAATGACTTTTTCTCGCTGCAGACAGTTCAATAG
- a CDS encoding ABC transporter permease encodes MLRRLSVQWQPLLLATVSPLLAVLAALLVGALLMGIAGANPVQAYAALFQESLLTYFGFGNTLTKMTPLLLAGLGVLVALRAGLFNLGGEGQIYLGGLGSLLVGLYLQGMPGWIHLPLTLLGGFALGGLWGAIAGYLKVARGLNEVLTTLLLNYVAQNLVGYLVNGPLIEPGAPSPYSPLVAETARLPKFLPQSQAHMGIFLGLALALLLLTIFSVTTLGYQVDAVGQNPIAARYAGIPVKRTLVGAMAVSGGLAGLAGSAEVIGLKYRLFENFAGGYGFDAIAIALLSRGSPLAVVLTAFFFGALRSGANVMQRSAGVPVTIVSAIQGLTLLFIAISLALEFKARAAPPSKSTQSTAAAPP; translated from the coding sequence ATGCTTAGGCGCCTCTCTGTCCAGTGGCAACCGCTGCTGCTGGCAACCGTATCGCCGCTGCTGGCGGTGCTAGCGGCGCTGTTGGTGGGGGCGCTGCTCATGGGGATTGCCGGAGCCAACCCAGTGCAGGCCTACGCTGCACTGTTTCAAGAGTCGCTGCTGACCTACTTTGGGTTTGGCAACACCCTGACCAAAATGACGCCCCTGCTGCTAGCCGGACTGGGGGTACTGGTTGCCCTGCGGGCCGGGCTGTTTAACCTGGGGGGCGAAGGGCAGATCTATCTAGGAGGGTTAGGGAGTCTGCTGGTGGGGCTCTATCTGCAGGGAATGCCCGGCTGGATTCACTTACCGTTGACGTTGCTGGGCGGGTTTGCCCTGGGGGGGCTCTGGGGGGCGATCGCGGGCTATCTGAAGGTGGCTCGGGGGTTAAACGAGGTGCTGACGACCCTGCTGCTCAACTATGTGGCCCAGAATCTGGTTGGCTATCTGGTTAACGGCCCCTTGATCGAGCCAGGGGCGCCGAGCCCCTACTCACCTCTGGTGGCTGAAACGGCGCGATTGCCCAAGTTCTTACCCCAGAGTCAGGCGCACATGGGCATTTTCCTGGGCTTGGCCCTGGCGTTGCTGCTGCTGACGATCTTTTCCGTAACCACCCTCGGCTACCAGGTGGATGCTGTTGGGCAAAACCCCATAGCGGCGCGCTATGCAGGCATTCCTGTTAAACGTACTCTGGTAGGGGCAATGGCAGTTTCCGGCGGTTTGGCAGGCTTGGCAGGCAGTGCCGAAGTCATTGGCCTGAAATATCGACTGTTTGAAAATTTTGCCGGGGGCTATGGGTTTGATGCAATCGCGATCGCCCTCCTCAGTCGCGGCAGCCCTCTGGCGGTGGTGCTCACCGCTTTTTTCTTTGGGGCGTTGCGCAGCGGGGCCAATGTTATGCAGCGCAGCGCTGGGGTGCCGGTCACCATTGTCTCCGCTATCCAGGGTTTAACGCTGCTGTTTATCGCCATCAGCCTGGCGTTGGAGTTCAAAGCCCGCGCTGCACCTCCTTCTAAATCCACTCAATCTACCGCTGCTGCTCCGCCATAG
- a CDS encoding BMP family protein, with protein sequence MQYRFNRRNFLWYGSVTLASTVLLKACASTPTDTADDAETSAATSTDSEVSGESSGDFKVAIVLPGVITDGGWNQSGYEGVKQAAEALGAEMAYVEQVDQPDQTEALADFARQGYRLVAGHGGQFDAAIQQVAAEFPDTLFLAVNGSVAGDNYAAVQTNYIQLCYLCGAMGAMMTETQKMAYITGLSFKGTQLQAKAFELGAHSVNPDIEVAVSFTGDFNDIAKGKEAASALIASGVDVMLHNLDNSAPAVMEAAKEKGVYMFGNTTDQLDLAPEVVLTSAVQDIGGAIGYVIDAAYAGNFEGKQYILGLETPEIADLGRINEDLVPPDVLEKVTTLKQDMLEGNLAFEACEENGEPAVCPA encoded by the coding sequence ATGCAATATCGATTTAATCGGCGAAATTTTCTTTGGTACGGCTCGGTAACCCTGGCCTCTACCGTGCTCCTCAAGGCCTGTGCTTCGACTCCGACAGATACCGCTGACGATGCCGAAACATCAGCCGCAACATCGACAGACTCAGAGGTTAGTGGGGAGAGCAGTGGCGATTTCAAAGTTGCCATTGTGCTCCCGGGCGTGATTACCGATGGCGGATGGAACCAGTCTGGCTATGAGGGGGTAAAGCAAGCTGCTGAAGCGCTAGGGGCTGAAATGGCCTATGTGGAGCAGGTTGATCAACCCGATCAAACCGAGGCGTTAGCAGACTTCGCGCGTCAGGGCTATCGTTTGGTGGCAGGCCATGGAGGTCAGTTTGATGCAGCCATCCAGCAAGTCGCGGCGGAGTTTCCTGACACCTTGTTTTTAGCGGTCAATGGGAGCGTCGCTGGGGATAACTACGCTGCAGTGCAAACAAATTACATTCAGCTCTGCTATCTCTGTGGTGCCATGGGTGCCATGATGACCGAGACCCAAAAGATGGCCTACATCACAGGTCTATCGTTTAAGGGAACGCAGCTGCAAGCAAAAGCCTTTGAACTGGGCGCTCATTCTGTTAATCCAGACATTGAGGTGGCGGTCAGCTTTACGGGAGATTTCAACGATATTGCCAAAGGTAAGGAAGCTGCCTCGGCCCTGATCGCGAGCGGGGTGGATGTGATGCTGCATAATCTCGACAATTCTGCGCCTGCTGTTATGGAAGCGGCGAAGGAAAAAGGGGTTTACATGTTTGGCAATACGACCGATCAACTCGATCTGGCACCCGAAGTCGTCCTCACTAGCGCGGTTCAAGACATTGGCGGGGCTATTGGCTACGTTATTGATGCAGCCTATGCCGGTAATTTCGAGGGCAAGCAATACATCCTAGGGCTAGAAACCCCTGAGATTGCTGATCTGGGGCGCATTAATGAGGATCTCGTGCCCCCTGACGTCTTGGAAAAGGTGACCACCTTGAAGCAAGACATGTTAGAGGGCAATCTGGCGTTCGAAGCCTGTGAAGAAAACGGTGAACCGGCTGTGTGTCCTGCCTAG
- a CDS encoding circularly permuted type 2 ATP-grasp protein codes for MLLDAYDPGNFYDELFFEQQQPRPEASLLVKRINSLSLETLKQQQQAAQNALFKLGVTFNVYGDSQGTERIFPFDVVPRIVPCQEWAWLERGLKQRIEALNCFLNDIYNEQRILKDGVIPRHAIESAPGYLKPCIGLRPPGGIWCHITGTDLVRDRDGSWYVLEDNLRCPSGVSYVLENRRVMKNTFPQLFSQLSIQPVDDYSSQLLETLLDLAPDMLSDPRVAVLTPGMHNSAYFEHSFLAQQMGAELVEGRDLVVADGYVQMRTTKGLQRVDVLYRRIDDDFMDPRAFRPDSLLGVPGLMEVYRQGRVAIANALGTGVADDKLIYAYVPDMVRYYLGEDQIIPNVPTYICEDPKQQSHVLKNLNKLVVKATNASGGYGMLMGAQASAEQCEDFAGRIVQNPRGYIAQPTLCLSRVPTLLGDRFEGCHVDLRPYILCGQNGVYVNPGGLTRVALKRGSLVVNSSQGGGSKDTWVVEVPDS; via the coding sequence GTGCTGCTTGATGCGTACGATCCGGGGAATTTCTACGATGAGCTCTTCTTTGAGCAACAACAACCGCGCCCAGAAGCGTCTCTGTTGGTCAAGCGGATTAATTCACTGTCGTTAGAGACCTTAAAGCAGCAGCAGCAAGCGGCTCAAAATGCCCTGTTTAAGCTAGGCGTCACCTTCAATGTTTATGGTGATAGCCAGGGAACTGAGCGGATTTTTCCCTTTGATGTGGTGCCTCGCATCGTCCCTTGTCAAGAATGGGCTTGGCTAGAGCGAGGGTTAAAGCAACGTATCGAAGCACTCAATTGCTTCCTCAATGATATCTATAATGAGCAGCGGATTCTGAAGGATGGCGTAATTCCTCGTCATGCCATCGAGTCGGCACCGGGTTACCTAAAGCCTTGTATTGGCTTGCGCCCCCCCGGAGGCATCTGGTGCCACATCACCGGAACCGATTTAGTGCGCGATCGCGACGGCAGTTGGTACGTGCTAGAAGACAACCTGCGGTGCCCTTCTGGGGTGTCCTATGTGCTAGAAAACCGCCGGGTTATGAAAAACACGTTTCCTCAACTGTTCTCGCAGCTCAGCATTCAGCCCGTGGATGACTATTCAAGTCAGCTTCTAGAAACCTTGCTAGATTTAGCCCCTGACATGCTGTCTGATCCACGGGTGGCCGTGCTCACTCCAGGCATGCATAACTCGGCCTATTTTGAACACTCCTTCTTAGCCCAGCAAATGGGGGCAGAACTGGTGGAAGGGCGCGACCTTGTCGTAGCCGATGGGTATGTACAAATGCGCACGACCAAAGGGCTGCAGCGGGTAGACGTGCTCTATCGACGCATTGATGACGACTTTATGGATCCTCGGGCCTTTCGCCCTGACTCGTTGTTGGGGGTACCTGGGTTGATGGAGGTGTATCGCCAGGGAAGGGTGGCGATCGCCAATGCCCTGGGCACTGGGGTCGCAGATGATAAGCTCATCTATGCTTATGTGCCGGATATGGTGCGTTACTATCTGGGCGAAGACCAAATCATTCCCAATGTGCCCACTTACATTTGCGAAGATCCGAAGCAGCAGTCCCACGTGCTCAAAAACTTGAATAAGCTGGTGGTCAAAGCCACCAATGCCTCGGGCGGCTATGGCATGTTGATGGGGGCACAGGCCTCAGCAGAGCAGTGTGAAGACTTTGCCGGACGCATTGTTCAGAACCCACGGGGGTATATTGCCCAACCCACCCTTTGCCTGTCGCGGGTGCCGACGCTGTTGGGCGATCGCTTTGAAGGCTGCCATGTTGACCTCCGGCCTTATATTTTGTGTGGTCAAAACGGCGTTTATGTGAACCCAGGGGGGCTCACACGAGTGGCTCTAAAGAGAGGCTCACTCGTCGTGAATTCTTCCCAAGGTGGGGGCAGCAAAGACACCTGGGTCGTCGAAGTTCCTGATTCCTAG
- a CDS encoding ABC transporter permease, translating to MITDPVAFATDYLDASLRLSVPLAFAALGGLLSERSGVLNIGLEGMLLTGAFAAAVGAVFSGSVWLGVLAAAIAGSGLGFLHAYLCVNLFVNQLVSGLAINLTAAGLTAYGARILFDSGTVELPRLTAIALPGLSRLPVIGVLFDQNVLFYGLVGLIPALTYLLFHTHWGLSLRAVGEYPRAADTAGISVFQVRHLSVVFSGCLSGLGGAYLALAHVGFFTEGMSAGKGFIALAALIFGRWHPVYASLACLLFGVTEALQLRIQAFNLDIPYQFLAMLPYAVALLALIGLAGKSSPPAALGIPYQKENAR from the coding sequence ATGATTACCGACCCCGTCGCCTTTGCCACCGACTACCTTGACGCCAGCCTGCGGCTGAGTGTCCCCCTGGCCTTTGCTGCCTTAGGCGGGTTGCTCTCAGAGCGATCGGGTGTTCTGAATATTGGCCTAGAAGGCATGCTGCTGACTGGGGCCTTCGCCGCTGCAGTAGGAGCCGTGTTCAGCGGTAGTGTCTGGTTAGGGGTTTTAGCCGCTGCGATCGCGGGCAGTGGGCTGGGCTTTCTGCACGCCTACCTTTGCGTCAATTTATTCGTCAATCAGCTTGTATCAGGGCTGGCGATCAACCTCACAGCCGCAGGGCTCACTGCCTATGGTGCGCGCATTTTATTCGATAGCGGCACGGTTGAACTGCCCCGTTTGACCGCGATCGCCCTGCCCGGCCTGAGCCGCCTCCCCGTCATCGGTGTTCTCTTTGATCAAAACGTGCTGTTCTACGGGCTAGTGGGGCTGATTCCAGCCCTGACCTATCTGCTATTTCATACCCACTGGGGCCTGTCCCTCAGAGCCGTAGGAGAATATCCCCGCGCTGCTGACACCGCCGGTATTTCCGTGTTTCAGGTGCGCCATCTGAGTGTCGTGTTCAGCGGCTGCCTGTCTGGACTGGGAGGAGCCTATCTGGCCTTGGCCCATGTGGGCTTTTTCACCGAGGGCATGAGTGCAGGCAAGGGCTTTATTGCCTTGGCTGCCCTGATCTTTGGTCGCTGGCATCCCGTTTACGCGTCACTAGCTTGTCTACTATTCGGCGTTACAGAAGCTCTCCAGCTGCGGATTCAAGCCTTTAACCTCGATATTCCCTATCAGTTTTTAGCTATGCTGCCCTATGCGGTGGCCCTACTCGCCCTGATTGGTTTGGCGGGTAAGTCTAGCCCGCCTGCCGCCCTGGGCATTCCCTATCAAAAAGAAAATGCACGTTAG
- a CDS encoding acyltransferase: MFDLIRVFAIFIILFHHLPGYCFNFYDLRWLGIDADWSMLNEMNRYFGLGLFVFTSGYLLNLKKQTFPDWRVARSFFLKKLLRILPLYCIALILFCFMYNMNEPIKIIIHILGLQLILRSESFSPMWTLWFIGMIIPYYALFILLKINTVSRFYKALFLISWPIVILEMGLLFDLTDLRLALYYGIFFFGIYCAETDLLKRIKRASLLAFSLVLAFCLILYGNYDFLRLPFESIRTFLQINALMLCFILAIYAIFSYLTEHIKDGRVIELIAYSSYGAYLFHRPVWYVLEKLLSRLDVGSVYIDALILIGIGIPLIMLISNILQTLYDRYCLNPWLSKSLDAQKSAGQ, from the coding sequence GTGTTCGATTTGATCAGAGTATTCGCCATTTTCATCATCCTCTTTCACCATTTGCCGGGCTACTGCTTTAATTTTTATGATTTACGCTGGCTGGGCATAGACGCTGATTGGTCAATGCTCAATGAAATGAATCGGTATTTTGGGTTAGGGTTGTTTGTCTTCACTTCGGGATACCTGCTTAACCTTAAAAAACAGACTTTTCCAGACTGGCGGGTTGCGCGATCGTTTTTCCTCAAGAAACTCCTGAGAATACTACCGCTCTACTGTATTGCTCTTATCCTGTTTTGCTTTATGTACAACATGAATGAGCCCATCAAAATCATCATCCATATTTTAGGGCTGCAATTAATCTTGAGATCAGAATCCTTCTCTCCTATGTGGACGCTATGGTTTATTGGGATGATTATCCCCTATTATGCTCTGTTTATTTTGTTGAAAATTAACACGGTTAGTCGATTTTATAAGGCTTTATTTCTCATATCCTGGCCTATTGTTATTCTTGAAATGGGCCTTCTCTTTGATTTGACTGATCTACGCTTAGCGTTATACTATGGGATCTTTTTCTTTGGCATCTATTGTGCTGAAACGGATCTGTTGAAGCGAATTAAGAGGGCTAGCCTGCTAGCCTTTTCATTAGTCTTGGCCTTCTGTCTCATCCTGTATGGCAACTACGATTTCTTGAGATTGCCGTTTGAAAGTATTAGGACGTTTCTGCAGATTAATGCCCTGATGCTGTGCTTTATACTAGCTATTTACGCTATCTTCAGCTATCTGACTGAGCATATAAAAGACGGTAGAGTGATTGAGCTAATTGCATACAGCTCATATGGAGCTTATTTGTTCCATCGACCTGTCTGGTACGTTTTGGAAAAGCTGCTTTCTAGGTTGGATGTAGGGTCGGTATATATCGATGCCCTGATATTAATAGGCATTGGCATTCCCTTGATTATGCTAATTTCAAATATTTTGCAAACTCTTTATGATAGGTATTGTCTAAACCCCTGGTTGAGCAAGAGTCTTGATGCTCAGAAATCAGCAGGTCAGTGA